The Vicia villosa cultivar HV-30 ecotype Madison, WI linkage group LG1, Vvil1.0, whole genome shotgun sequence genome includes a region encoding these proteins:
- the LOC131635803 gene encoding uncharacterized protein LOC131635803, with protein MDDSEKLTALKKAYADIILNTAKEAAARIMVSERKSTRFQQELASTKDEALRMVLRLKQMLDSKVKEAELTSLNQQKKIDELEAQLQEAEEIVRDLRDELRETQAELESVTKKHKMEPPVEQITNDEIAASGSFLLENRLEPSDAIVHSEPDLQFESVSVSDTMCPTVNGIDNGSTFCVSRDRANSFYIHNPDFASIVIRRKEPELYRNGCTQRIRALERSLFDGNVSVSGNLDNSRDETLAEAHEEGKEATVAANGKTNIICENEKPDELEVVKEGSDLVKDLVRKKHPRFRKRRTHLSGLHSAKLKETTKKSYLSAAKDSPHVLDNNDTSKVSSSLVPENEALKDPMSPLAEAPTDTTATAEEPDKLQVVKAGADLIKNLVHRKRKRFRVRRTRRSRLHSDLVKEANKKSNLTRAKDSDHVLGNNNNDHPTVNSSVAHENEAQKDLMSPFAKAPKDATTTSHTNTEKGEIFLKGCSSKNKIEDDKESLDKSGLTRQESLSTESIKVQSCKDVVEATAGSPDKMDSKVSKKDENVSSRFTNDKLLKYTFQRKRKKGSVSSGDVSCSPDNSNSKKICVEKQNDHTEPQKSCTMTESSRESRRLAQVARQLISLSEKKWWP; from the exons ATGGATGACTCCGAG AAATTAACGGCTTTGAAGAAGGCTTATGCCGATATCATACTCAATACGGCGAAGGAGGCGGCTGCGAGGATAATGGTTTCCGAGAGAAAATCTACTCGATTTCAGCAAGAGCTTGCTTCTACTAAAGATGAAGCGCTTCGCATGGTTCTTAGACTCAAACAAATGCTTGATTCTAAG GTCAAAGAAGCAGAGCTGACATCATTGAATCAGCAAAAGAAGATTGACGAGCTCGAAGCTCAGCTCCAGGAAGCCGAGGAAATAGTTAGAGACCTTAGGGATGAGTTGAGAGAAACACAGGCTGAGCTGGAGAGTGttacaaaaaaacacaaaatggaGCCCCCAGTCGAACAGATCACGAATGATGAAATTGCAGCTAGTGGAAGTTTTCTGCTGGAGAACAGACTTGAACCTTCTGATGCAATTGTGCATTCTGAACCTGATTTACAGTTTGAATCGGTCTCAGTTTCTGATACTATGTGCCCTACTGTGAATGGAATAGATAATGGAAGCACGTTTTGTGTGTCTCGTGATCGTGCAAACAGTTTCTATATTCATAATCCAGATTTTGCATCCATAGTCATTAGGAGGAAAGAGCCCGAGCTCTACAGAAATGGATGTACTCAGAGAATACGAGCTCTTGAAAGGAGTCTTTTCGATGGAAATGTATCTGTTTCAGGAAATTTAGACAATTCACGGGATGAGACTTTAGCAGAGGCACATGAAGAAGGTAAGGAAGCAACTGTTGCAGCTAATGGCAAAACTAATATTATTTGCGAAAATGAAAAACCTGATGaacttgaagttgtaaaagaagGTTCTGACCTTGTCAAAGATCTAGTTCGGAAAAAACACCCAAGATTTAGGAAGAGGAGGACTCATCTCTCTGGTTTGCATTCTGCCAAGCTtaaggaaacaacaaaaaaatcataTTTGTCTGCTGCCAAAGATTCTCCTCATGTATTGGATAACAATGACACTTCCAAGGTGAGTTCTTCTTTAGTACCTGAAAATGAAGCTCTGAAGGATCCAATGTCTCCTTTGGCCGAAGCACCCACTGATACAACTGCAACAGCTGAGGAACCAGATAAACTTCAAGTGGTTAAAGCAGGCGCCGACCTTATCAAAAATCTAGTTCATAGAAAACGCAAAAGATTTAGGGTGAGGAGGACTCGTCGATCTAGATTGCATTCTGATTTGGTTAAGGaagcaaataaaaaatcaaacctGACTCGCGCAAAAGATTCTGATCATGTATTAGGTAACAATAACAATGACCATCCTACGGTGAATTCTTCTGTGGCACATGAAAATGAAGCTCAGAAGGATCTAATGTCTCCTTTTGCCAAAGCACCCAAAGATGCAACTACAACATCTCATACCAATACTGAAAAAGGGGAAATATTTCTTAAAGGCTGCAGCTCTAAGAACAAGATTGAAGATGATAAGGAATCATTGGATAAATCAGGTTTGACAAGACAAGAGAGTTTGTCTACTGAAAGTATAAAGGTTCAAAGCTGTAAAGATGTTGTTGAGGCAACTGCTGGGTCACCAGATAAAATGGACTCAAAAGTATCCAAAAAAGATGAGAATGTTTCTAGTCGATTCACAAATGATAAGCTTCTCAAGTACACATTCCAGAGAAAGCGTAAGAAGGGGTCTGTTAGCAGCGGTGATGTAAGCTGCTCTCCAGATAATAGCAATTCAAAGAAAATTTGTGTAGAGAAGCAAAATGACCACACGGAGCCTCAGAAATCTTGTACAATGACCGAGTCATCTAGGGAGAGCCGACGACTAGCACAAGTTGCTCGCCAG CTTATATCTTTGTCTGAGAAGAAATGGTGGCCGTGA
- the LOC131635813 gene encoding TORTIFOLIA1-like protein 3 has product MSSPQNIKQKVFTCLTKLSDRDTHSLAASELVTIARSLDTTTVPVFLSCLYSTDASDKSPVRKQCVQLFGFLSEIHGNALSPYLSKIIANIIRRLRDTDTSVRSACVNSVSALACHVTKQPFLSFLKPLSEALFTEQEQNAQIGAALCLSSAIDGAPDPDSARLAKLLPKFQKLLKREVFKAKPALLTLIGSVVEAGGASGHVSLKNLVPCLVESLSNRDWAVRKAAAETLVVLANVERDFLSEFKSDCLKVFENRRFDKVKLVREVMTQMLEAWKHIPDTSDEFSPPPKSQSSSKENGSDEQYTPVSQSSCNPGSVMANLRRKSAPVSRFSPLDSSSASNGKNVSALSSNKRRSSGVSRKLNNQNWDVQVSLTDQGYLQVRDGNETLLETNKSDKSRFLKPEMNRALLNKNSDDRIKKYSGSKAGSRVVPYHDESQNSAPVSNVAIDLFKKEKESEELSLIRNQLHQIEKQQSSLLDLLQKFMGSSQNGMQSLETRVHGLEMALDDISYDLAVSNGRITNSNIPRNTCCLLPGAEFFSSKFWKRTQGQYSAPLLSRRNAAPSLASMQYPAGRNAETNFTSQRFRLGGGFVTNPLASVHTNSRDFA; this is encoded by the exons ATGTCGTCACcgcaaaacataaaacaaaaggtGTTCACGTGTTTAACTAAACTCTCCGATCGCGATACTCACTCCCTCGCCGCATCTGAACTCGTTACAATTGCTCGGAGCCTCGACACAACAACCGTACCGGTGTTTCTCTCTTGCTTATACTCCACCGATGCTTCGGACAAATCTCCGGTGAGGAAACAATGTGTTCAACTCTTTGGATTTCTCTCTGAGATACACGGTAACGCGCTTTCTCCTTACCTCTCCAAGATCATCGCCAACATCATCCGCCGTCTCCGTGACACCGACACGTCGGTCCGATCCGCTTGTGTGAATTCCGTTTCGGCATTGGCTTGCCACGTCACGAAGCAACCTTTTCTTTCCTTTCTGAAACCGTTATCGGAGGCTCTGTTCACGGAGCAGGAACAGAACGCGCAGATTGGCGCTGCGCTTTGTCTATCTTCGGCGATCGACGGAGCTCCGGATCCGGACTCGGCTAGGCTGGCGAAGCTGTTGccgaagttccagaaattgcttaAGCGTGAAGTGTTTAAGGCTAAACCGGCGCTGTTGACGCTGATCGGAAGCGTCGTTGAAGCCGGTGGCGCGTCTGGTCACGTTTCGTTGAAGAATTTGGTTCCGTGTTTGGTGGAATCGTTGAGCAACCGCGATTGGGCGGTGAGGAAGGCTGCTGCGGAGACGCTGGTGGTGTTGGCTAACGTTGAGAGAGATTTCTTATCGGAATTCAAGTCTgattgtttgaaagtttttgagaATCGAAGATTTGATAAG GTAAAATTAGTTCGTGAAGTTATGACTCAGATGTTGGAGGCGTGGAAGCATATTCCTGATACTTCTGATGAATTTTCACCACCTCCTAAATCGCAATCTTCTTCTAAAG AGAATGGAAGTGATGAGCAATATACTCCAGTTTCGCAAAGTTCATGTAATCCTGGTTCAGTAATGGCGAATCTGCGGAGGAAATCAGCTCCTGTTAGCCGATTCAGTCCACTAGATAGTTCTTCTGCCAGCAATGGCAAAAATGTGAGTGCTTTAAGTAGTAACAAGAGAAGGAGTTCTGGTGTTTCACGAAAATTAAACAATCAGAATTGGGATGTTCAAGTGTCTCTGACTGATCAGGGTTATCTCCAGGTGAGGGATGGAAATGAGACTCTTTTGGAAACAAACAAGAGTGATAAAAGCAGATTTTTAAAGCCAGAAATGAATCGGGCACTGTTAAATAAaaattctgatgatagaataaaAAAGTACAGTGGCTCCAAAGCTGGATCTCGTGTTGTTCCATATCACGATGAGAGTCAAAACTCAGCTCCTGTTAGTAATGTCGCCATAGATCTTTTTAAGAAGGAGAAAGAAAGTGAAGAATTGTCTTTGATCCGTAACCAATTGCACCAAATTGAGAAGCAACAATCCAGTCTACTTGATCTTCTGCAG AAGTTCATGGGAAGCTCACAAAATGGAATGCAATCTTTAGAGACCCGTGTACATGGCCTTGAGATGGCATTGGATGATATCTCTTATGATTTGGCTGTATCAAATGGAAGGATAACTAATTCTAATATCCCTCGTAATACATGTTGCCTGCTACCTGGAGCAGAATTTTTTAGCTCCAAATTCTGGAAAAGAACACAGGGTCAGTATTCAGCCCCGCTGCTCTCTAGACGCAATGCTGCTCCATCACTTGCTTCCATGCAATACCCAGCTGGAAGGAATGCTGAGACTAACTTTACAAGCCAAAGATTCAGGCTTGGTGGAGGTTTCGTCACTAATCCTCTGGCATCGGTACACACTAATTCAAGGGATTTTGCTTGA
- the LOC131622996 gene encoding uncharacterized protein At4g04775-like, with the protein MSETNFSFASSNLSGARRRGGRCWCGLESPLMTSWTYENPGRRFNGCGNYKVMKKKQCNYFQWYDEDMSGRAKDVIRSLKDRNDELVDLFRDTKNREEFLQMKIKFMSYFVGFCMVFVILGVFVLVATYVVK; encoded by the coding sequence ATGTCAGAAACAAATTTCTCTTTTGCCTCCTCAAATTTATCCGGTGCTAGAAGAAGAGGTGGTAGATGTTGGTGTGGCCTTGAATCTCCGTTGATGACTTCGTGGACTTACGAGAATCCAGGAAGAAGATTTAATGGATGTGGTAATTACAAAGTGATGAAGAAAAAACAATGTAACTACTTTCAATGGTATGACGAAGACATGAGCGGCCGAGCAAAAGATGTGATTAGAAGTTTGAAAGACAGGAACGACGAACTTGTGGACTTATTTAGGGACACCAAGAATAGGGAAGAATTTCTGCAGATGAAGATTAAGTTTATGTCCTATTTTGTTGGTTTTTGTATGGTGTTTGTAATATTAGGGGTCTTTGTACTGGTTGCAACATATGTAGTTAAATGA